A segment of the Halovivax limisalsi genome:
ATCTTTCAGTTCGATTGATGGATCGTTCTACGCGGGTGCGAGTCGACGAACGCGACGATGAGACAACGGTCGACCAATCTGAGCAGGAGAACGCGCGGTCGTGTCCCGAGTGTGAGTCAGCGTCGCTGCGTCGAAGCGCAGACGGGAGCGAACTGAGTTGCGAAGCGTGCGGGTTGCTACTCGAAGAGGAAGCGATCGATCACGGTCCCGAATGGCGAGCGTTCAATCACGCGGAGCGCGAGAGTAAATCTCGCGTCGGCGCCCCGACGACCGAAACGATGCACGATCGTGGGTTGACCACCACGATCGACTGGAAGAACAAAGACGCCTACGGGCGGTCCCTCTCGGCGGAGAAACGCACCCAGATGAGCCGGCTACGGAAATGGCAAGAACGAATCCGAACGAAGGACGCCGGCGAGCGCAACCTCCAGTTCGCGCTCAGCGAGACCGACCGAATGGCCTCCGCGTTAGGGATTCCGCGTTCGGTACGCGAGGTCGCGAGCGTCATCTATCGACGCGCGCTCGACGAGGATTTGATTCGCGGCCGGTCGATCGAGGGCGTCGCTACGGGAACGTTGTACGCCGCGTGTCGAATGGAGGGGATTCCGCGATCGCTCGACGAGGTGGCGGCCGTCTCGCGCGTCGAGCGAAAGGAGATCGGGCGAACGTACCGGTACGTCTCCCACGAACTCGGGTTCGAGATGGAACCGGTCGACCCGAAGCAGTACGTCCCCCGCTTTTGTTCCGAGCTGGATCTCCCGGAGGAGGTCCAATCGAAGGCGAACGAGGTCATCGATACGTCGGCCGAGAAGGGGCTGTTATCCGGGAAATCGCCGACCGGGTACGCCGCCGCGGCGATCTACGCGAGCGCGCTCCTCTGTAACGAGAAGCGAACCCAGCGAGAGGTCGCGGCGGTCGCGCAGGTGACCGAGGTAACGATCCGGAACCGGTACCAGGAACAGATCGAGGCCATGGGAATTCACACCTGACACCGGTTCTGAATCGGGTGGCAGGATGGAGTTGGAGTGATCGCAGAGACCTTCTTTCCTCCGAGTTCAGTGTATTTACAGTGGCGTATTCTTCGGAAAACGCCGTGCTGGCCGGATCGACTGCAGGTCGCCGACCGTGTCGAGCGGGACCAACGGCTCGAAACCGTTATCGAGGGATTTGAAAAATAGAGTGATTTGCCTCGAACAGTTCGCCGACATGGCCGTGCACGACATTCAGAAACCGTTGTGGCTGTTCTCTGTCTACCGTCACTGGTTGTAACTCTCCAGAAAGCCAGACGTCCGCGGACGGTGGCGAGTCGCATCACGCGGGCCGGAAGACGTCGACCGTGCGTTCGATCGCCACTCCTGGAATGTAGCCGAACAACAATCACCCCCACTCGGGGGAGAGCGCTTCCTCACCGGTCAGTATCCGATGAACGGCGTAATAAGTCTCATCAGATTTAATATCCGGTTCGACATATGAACGCACTCGCGCGCTTAAATAATACATCCGACAAGAGGGGCGATCAGGGCGGAATTTCCATATTTCATCAGACGTATAGCGGATGAGATTGTCGGCGGGCGTGATCGATAGTAATCCCGTCGGAGCCGCTCGTCGAGGCAGCGGGGGTCTCGATCGGAGTACTATGGACTCGGAACGCAGGAATGGGGCCACCGTGTCAATAGCCGTCTCACGCTGAGTAATCACACGTCCGACTGTAGGGATGGGACCAAACTGGCCCGACGGTTCCCATTCGCCGGGTCGAAGTGGATATATTCACATACCCCTGGTTCCAACGGCCGTGTATGGCCGAGAATGACGATCGCGACCTCGTCGAGACGCCGGCCGAAACCGAATCGGACGATTCGACACCCGCGGACTCGACAGCCGACGCCCAGTCGTCGGACGAGTCGGTCCACGGGGAGTCGACGGCGGAGGCGTCCGAACCGGCGACCGGCACGCTCGACGGGGACGAACGGGGCACCGACTCGCCGTCCGACCAACCGCCAGCGGGCGACTCGACGACCGACGAGCCGACGCGGTCGCGGAGTGAGGCGATACGCTCGTACTCCGTTCGAGCCGCGGGGCTCATCGCCGGACTCGGCACCCTCATCTTCTGGTCGCCGATCCTGTTCACCGGCTTCAGTTACAACATGTTCCTCAACATCCTCGGCGGGCTCGCACTGGCGATCGTCGGCTCGCTGATCGTCGTGCGCGCGGGCCGTGACACGGTTTCTGCGGTCTTCCTCCCGCTCGTCGCCGCCGCGCTCGCGGTCGGCGTCATCGCGATCGGTATCGCGGTTGACATCGGAACCGGACTGATCGTCACGAGTAACGTCATCGTCGGCTCGCTCGTCGTCGTCCTGGCGCTGCTCACGATCGTCGGATTCCGAAAGGCGAACGCGGCTGATCTCGGCTCGAACGGCCGAACCGCCTGAAACCGTCCAATCGCACTCGCGTCGATTCTCTCGGGGTCCCTCGACTCAAGCGAGGCTTCCGTTCCCGCCTACTCGTCCTCGCGGTCGGGATCGACCACGATCCTGTCGATGTGGCCGACCTGCCCCGTCGTCGGCATCGCGCTGAAGAGGGTATCCTCGTACAGAAGGTCGCTCACCGATCGCATCGTCTCGTCGCCGTCGTGTTCGGTCCGGTGTTCCAGCCAGTACCGGTCGGCCTTCTCGTCGTCCGGCGCGACGGTCAACGACACCGTCACGAGCGTGCCCGGGAGCAGGTCGTCCTCTTCGGTCAATTCCGTCCGCTCGACGTCGGTCACGGTCGACCGAACGGGCGATTGGGGCGTCTCGGAATACCCCTGGTTGTACCGATCGAAGTAGAGTTCGAGTTCGTCTCCCGGTTCGACGCTCGGCAGGACGTCGACTGGCGAGCCGTCCCGCGTCGATTCCGATCCCATAGGACCTCGTCCGCGCCGAAGGAAGTAAACGTTCACTCTCCGCGGCCGGGTACGGCCGTTCGACAGCCCATTCGATCCGGTTCCACACCCTGTTGCGCTCGAGGCACCGGTCACAGCGGCTACCGTTGCGGTGCCGAAGCGTCGCATCAGAAGACGGCGACCGATTCGTCGACTGCGAGGGGATCACTCGAAGAGACCGGTCGAGAGGTAGCGTTCGCCGCTGTCGGGCAACACCGTCACGACGAGCGGGCAGTCGTCACTCTCAATGCCGCCGTCGGCGCGCGTCGTTCGGTCGGTCGTCACCTCGCCGTCGACCTGCGCGGCGTCGAACCGCCGATCGATCCCGTCGGGGAGTTCGGGACAGTGTTGGGTCGGATCGGCGATTTCCGTGGCGACTTCCCGGGCGACGAGACTCGCGGCGCCGCTCGACTGACCGACGAGGACGCCGGCCTCGCGGGCGAGACGGCGACACTCCACCTCGGCGTCTTCGAGGGCGACGGTGCGCACCTCGTCGATCAGCGATCGGTCGAGGTTCTCGCTGACGAACCCCGGTCCCATGCCCTGGAACTCGTCGGATCCCGCCTCGCCCGTCGAGAGCACGGGGTTTCGCTCCGGTTCCACGGCGATAATATCGACGTCGGGAAACCCCTCGCGTAGCCGACGGCCGACGCCGGTGAGCGTCCCGCCCGTGCCGACGCCCGCGACGAAGGCGTCGACGGTCCGCCCGTCCACCTGATCGAGGAGCTCCGCGCCCGTCGTCTGATAGTGCGCCTCGGGATTCGCCGGGTCGTCGAACTGGCCCAGCTGCACGGCTCCCTCGGCTTCGAGTTCGTTCGCTCGCTCGCGCGCGTCGGACATATCTCCGTCGACGAGTTCGATGTCCGCTCCGTAGGCGGACATGAGTTCCCGTCGCTCCTCCGACTTACCGTCAGGTATCACGATTGTGAGGTCGTACCCGCGGACGGTACAGACGATCGCCAGGCCGATACCGGTGTTCCCGCTCGTCGGTTCGACCAGTCGATCGCCGGGTTCGAGCCGGCCGTCGCGCTCGGCCGCCCGAACCATCGCGATCGCCGGCCGGTCCTTCGCCGAGCCGCCGGGATTGGCGGATTCGACCTTCGCCGCGATCGTCGCCCCCTCCGGCCCGTCGAGTTCGACCAGCGGCGACCCGATGGTCTCGAGGATGCTGCCTCTCATTGCAGTCGGATTGGTTATCGACACGTAAAACCCCTGCTTGACGACCGAACGCGGTGGTCGGGCGGCGTGTACCGCTCGTGTGTCACCTCGTCGTCCCCAATCGCTCGTCCGGCAACGTATTCCGGCGACCGCGACGGTTAACTCGGTCCCGCGAAAACGGACACCTATGGAACTGGAAACGCTCCGCCCGAATCCCGCCTGGGACGCCGCCTCGTACGAGGATGCCGTCGACGTACTGACAACCCATCGCGACGACCTCGTCTACCGCGTCTGGGGCGGCGACTGGTGTAAGGACTGCCGCGCTCTCCTGCCCGACTTCGGCGCGGCGCTGGACGCCGCAGACGTCCCGGACGACCGGATCGACCACCGGCCGGTCGATCAGGAAAAGGAGGGGCCCGGCGTCGAGGCCTACGGCGTCGAGTACATCCCGACGATCGTCGTCGAGACCGAGGACGGGACGGTGATCGCCCGATTCGTCGAGGAGGAAGACCGACCGCCGGCGGTCTACCTCGCCGAACGGATTGAGGCGTGGAGCGAGTCGGGCGAGGCGTCGGTGTAACGCCGTTTCGGAACAGTCGATCGATTGCTATTCGGGCCCGTCAGACTTCGTCGCGTCCGCTCCGGATTCCGGGTCGGGGTCCGGATAGTCCTCGCCCGTGATACCGCCGTTGGCCGGATGGTCGACGGCGCCGATGGCTCCGAGTGCCCGGATCCGCGGACGGCCCACGTCACGGAGCCGCTGGAGACGCGACATCCCTCCGCAAGGACGGACGAACAAATACCCGGGTGGAGAGACGAAATCGAGGAAAGATCGGTCCTTCGTGTCCTGCTCAGAATGGTGACGGATCCGCCTCGTCCTCGTCGGCGTCGTGCCACTCGAGCGCCTCGCCCATGTCGTGTAACGGGGGCGAACACGCGCGATCGCGGCAGGCGTACACCGTCGGTCGCCCGTCCCGTTGGGTGCGACCCGCCCAGATCGGCGGCACCTCGTCCACCCCGAGTTCGTCGACCCACGCCGAGAGCGCATCGTCCGCGGGCGGCCGTCGAGCGAGCAGTCGATCCGGCAGGTACGTCGACGCGACCGCGTCTCGCCAGTCGGGCGGGACGCTCTCCGAGACGACGGTCAGTTCGAGCGGGCCGCGACGCAGCCGGTCCGTCGCGAGCGAGAGCGAGACGTGTTCGACCGGGGAGCGCTCGACGGTATCGGCGTGCGTCGCGATGACGGCCTCGGCGATCTCGCCGAACGGGTCGTCGACGAACGGATCGAGCGCGAGGAGGACGTCGACGGCGACGCCGGTCGGCGAGGGCGTCGACCCGTCGCGGAGTTCCTGAGGCCTGGTGAGCAACGATTCTCCACTTTCTGGCGTGAAGTAGAGCGTCCGGTCGGCCTCGTCCCAGAACTCGTCCGCGATCGTTCGACAGAGGTCGATCGCGAACGCGAGCGGGGAGACGTCGCCCGTCGCCTCGTAGCAGGTGAGGGCGCCGCGTGCGAGAAACGCGTAGTCCTCGAGGTACCCGGAGATGCCGACCTCACCATCCCGGTAGCGACGGTTCAATCGACTCGCGGTCTCGTCCCAGAGCTGCTCCTCGACGAACGAGAGTGCCTCGAGCGCACGATGCTCGTACGTCTCGTCGTCGAGAACGAGGGCCGCCTCCGCGACGGAATCGATAGCCAGACCGTTCCACCCGGCGAGGATCTTCTCGTCGCGCGCCGGTCGTGGGCGGTCGCTTCGCGCGTCGAAGACCGCCCGTCTGGCATCTTCGAGGTGCGATTCCACTTCCGGTATCGACAGTCCGTACTCGTCCGCGAGTGCAGCGACCGACGTCTCGACGTTCAGCACCGTCCGGCCCTCGAAGTTGCCCGACTCCGTGATACCGTAGCGTTCGCAGAAGAGTTCGGCACTCGTTCCCGCTGCGCTCGACGAGGCCGCCACCGCGGATTCGATCTCGGACGGCGTCCAGACGTAGAACGCGCCTTCCTCCTGCTCGCCGTCTTCGCCGGGACTCTGGGCGTCGAGCGTGCTGTAGAATCCACCATCCGGGTGGCTCAGCTCCCGGTCGAGAAAGGCGATGGTCTCGCGGACGGTCTCGGCGTACCGTTCGTCTCCGGTGACCTGGTAGCCCGCGAGGAGGGCCCGCGGGATCGTCGCGTTGTCGTAGAGCATCTTCTCGAAGTGCGGCACCGTCCAGTCGGCGTCGACGCAGTATCGGTGAAATCCGCCGCCCACGTGGTCGTAGAGGCCGCCCGTACACATCGCGTCGAGCGCATCTGTTGCCGCCTCGCGCGCGGCCGGCCGGTCCGTCCGAGTGGACAGTTCGAGGAGGGCCTCGATCCGGCGCGGCTGCGGGAATT
Coding sequences within it:
- a CDS encoding transcription initiation factor IIB, whose amino-acid sequence is MDRSTRVRVDERDDETTVDQSEQENARSCPECESASLRRSADGSELSCEACGLLLEEEAIDHGPEWRAFNHAERESKSRVGAPTTETMHDRGLTTTIDWKNKDAYGRSLSAEKRTQMSRLRKWQERIRTKDAGERNLQFALSETDRMASALGIPRSVREVASVIYRRALDEDLIRGRSIEGVATGTLYAACRMEGIPRSLDEVAAVSRVERKEIGRTYRYVSHELGFEMEPVDPKQYVPRFCSELDLPEEVQSKANEVIDTSAEKGLLSGKSPTGYAAAAIYASALLCNEKRTQREVAAVAQVTEVTIRNRYQEQIEAMGIHT
- a CDS encoding PLP-dependent cysteine synthase family protein → MRGSILETIGSPLVELDGPEGATIAAKVESANPGGSAKDRPAIAMVRAAERDGRLEPGDRLVEPTSGNTGIGLAIVCTVRGYDLTIVIPDGKSEERRELMSAYGADIELVDGDMSDARERANELEAEGAVQLGQFDDPANPEAHYQTTGAELLDQVDGRTVDAFVAGVGTGGTLTGVGRRLREGFPDVDIIAVEPERNPVLSTGEAGSDEFQGMGPGFVSENLDRSLIDEVRTVALEDAEVECRRLAREAGVLVGQSSGAASLVAREVATEIADPTQHCPELPDGIDRRFDAAQVDGEVTTDRTTRADGGIESDDCPLVVTVLPDSGERYLSTGLFE
- a CDS encoding thioredoxin domain-containing protein, translating into MEHPLGRNRLDDAASPYLRQHADNPVNWQPWDEPARSAAADLDRPIFLSIGYAACHWCHVMADESFADETVAEALNEGFVPIKVDREERPDVDTIYMTVCQAVTGRGGWPLSVWLTPDGRPFYVGTYFPREPRRGNPGFLDVLRQIRTAWSERRNEIETRADEWAELAGDRLGGSSDSSATTDEPGSASPGAGLDAIDPDARADSKTLDRLATAILRTVDEDHGGFGGGQKFPQPRRIEALLELSTRTDRPAAREAATDALDAMCTGGLYDHVGGGFHRYCVDADWTVPHFEKMLYDNATIPRALLAGYQVTGDERYAETVRETIAFLDRELSHPDGGFYSTLDAQSPGEDGEQEEGAFYVWTPSEIESAVAASSSAAGTSAELFCERYGITESGNFEGRTVLNVETSVAALADEYGLSIPEVESHLEDARRAVFDARSDRPRPARDEKILAGWNGLAIDSVAEAALVLDDETYEHRALEALSFVEEQLWDETASRLNRRYRDGEVGISGYLEDYAFLARGALTCYEATGDVSPLAFAIDLCRTIADEFWDEADRTLYFTPESGESLLTRPQELRDGSTPSPTGVAVDVLLALDPFVDDPFGEIAEAVIATHADTVERSPVEHVSLSLATDRLRRGPLELTVVSESVPPDWRDAVASTYLPDRLLARRPPADDALSAWVDELGVDEVPPIWAGRTQRDGRPTVYACRDRACSPPLHDMGEALEWHDADEDEADPSPF
- a CDS encoding TlpA family protein disulfide reductase gives rise to the protein MELETLRPNPAWDAASYEDAVDVLTTHRDDLVYRVWGGDWCKDCRALLPDFGAALDAADVPDDRIDHRPVDQEKEGPGVEAYGVEYIPTIVVETEDGTVIARFVEEEDRPPAVYLAERIEAWSESGEASV